From Channa argus isolate prfri chromosome 21, Channa argus male v1.0, whole genome shotgun sequence, one genomic window encodes:
- the pex26 gene encoding peroxisome assembly protein 26: MSNCCTSGAPVRSFGSVCSPPSSSTCLHTCSMLDTAAEQMMVHKDFQAAFDTCDRGLESLDNVEQEDSRCAEFRARFCILGIQALAELNQWHSVLSWVLKQYEHQEEIPAKIMQMCILLYSKVGEPAVMQEAARVWLHCLSNSRVSGFGTVAELYLLHVLIPLGHTQEARQFIVGDVGKCTFTEDQRQTALDVVEEKEKQSLEPPVNPGCGPDSIAAQSVSTQGAVVHKLKAIIRFVYRKFLMCSSGTFPLQKVFLVVLLLYMVFVQMDPALPSSFMWISKLLQLLKQMWRTMFAPYHQTLTQVKEL, from the exons ATGAGCAACTGTTGTACTAGTGGGGCTCCTGTACGCAGCTTCGGCTCAGTCTGCAGCCCTCCATCCTCTTCTACGTGTTTGCACACCTGCAGCATGTTGGACACGGCTGCAGAGCAAATGATGGTCCACAAAGATTTCCAGGCAGCCTTTGATACGTGCGACAGAGGCCTGGAGAGTCTCGACAACGTGGAGCAAGAAGACAGCAG GTGTGCAGAGTTTAGAGCTAGATTCTGCATCTTAGGGATTCAGGCCCTGGCTGAGCTGAACCAGTGGCACAGTGTCCTCTCTTGGGTCCTTAAGCAGTATGAACACCAGGAGGAAATACCTGCTAAAATCATGCAGATGTG CATACTTCTTTACTCTAAGGTGGGTGAGCCTGCTGTGATGCAGGAGGCAGCCAGAGTCTGGCTACACTGCCTGTCCAACAGCAGGGTGTCGGGGTTTGGAACAGTGGCAGAGCTCTACTTGCTGCACGTCCTCATTCCTCTTGGACACACACAGGAGGCTCGGCAGTTCATAGTTGGTGACGTTGGAAAATGCACATTCACAGAAGACCAAAGACAGACGGCGCTGGATGTtgtagaagaaaaagaaaagcagagtcTGGAACCACCCGTAAATCCTGGTTGTGGTCCGGACTCAATTGCTGCACAATCTGTCTCAACACAAG GTGCTGTAGTTCATAAACTGAAAGCTATCATCAGATTTGTGTATAGAAAATTCCTGATGTGCAGTTCTGGAACATTCCCTCTCCAAAAAGTCTTTCTGGTCGTTCTCCTTCTCTACATGGTCTTTGTTCAAATGGATCCAG ctcttCCATCTTCATTTATGTGGATTTCGAAACTTCTTCAACTGCTCAAACAGATGTGGAGGACCATGTTTGCACCGTATCATCAGACTCTTACTCAGGTCAAAGAGTTGTAA
- the llph gene encoding protein LLP homolog, producing MAKSLRSKWRRKMRAEKRKKNAPKELARLKQALSLDKKGEAVMTDMQEIATVVPGDKIKKQMDVDMAAVEVDDGKMEMENKRNKKTQLDEHGQYPVWMGQRQAKKLKGKRMAKKSGQGKKKKGIAW from the exons ATGGCAAAAAGCCTGCGTAGCAAATGGAGGCGAAAGATGCGtgcagagaagaggaagaaaaatgctCCCAAGGAGCTGGCTCGTCTGAAACAGGCTctcagtttggacaaaaaaGGAGAAGCTGTCATGACTGACATGCAGGAGATCGCCACGGTGGTGCCAGGGGACAAGATCAAGAAGCAGATGGATGTGGATATGGCAGCAGTAGAGGTTGATG ATGGGAAGATGGAGATGGAGAACAAACGCAACAAGAAAACCCAGCTGGATGAACATGGGCAGTATCCTGTGTGGATGGGCCAGAGGCAGGCTAAGAAATTGAAAGGCAAACGGATGGCAAAAAAAAGTGGCCAGGGTAAGAAGAAAAAGGGTATCGCCTGGTAA